Proteins encoded in a region of the Hemiscyllium ocellatum isolate sHemOce1 unplaced genomic scaffold, sHemOce1.pat.X.cur. scaffold_1044_pat_ctg1, whole genome shotgun sequence genome:
- the LOC132809322 gene encoding filamin-A-like: MIHTGAGSGAAAGAGAALAPGEAGEMPATEKDLAENAPWKRIQQNTFTRWCNEHLKCVNKRIANLQTDLSDGLRLIALLEVLSQKKMFRKFNQRPNFRQMQLENVSVGLEFLDRENIKLVSIAGECLSGAGVPGQGEHQTGLHR; the protein is encoded by the exons ATGATTCACACCGGCGCTGGCAGCGGAGCGGCTGCGGGAGCGGGAGCGGCTCTGGCCCCGGGGGAAGCGGGGGAAATGCCGGCCACCGAGAAGGATTTAGCGGAGAATGCTCCGTGGAAGCGGATCCAGCAGAACACCTTTACCCGCTGGTGTAACGAACACCTGAAATGCGTTAACAAGCGGATCGCTAACCTGCAGACGGACCTGAGTGACGGGCTGAGGCTGATCGCTCTGCTCGAGGTCCTCAGTCAGAAAAAAATGTTCCGAAAGTTTAACCAACGCCCCAACTTCAGGCAGATGCAGCTGGAGAATGTCTCAGTGGGGCTGGAGTTCCTGGACAGGGAGAACATCAAACTGGTCTCCATCG ctgGAGAATGTCTCAGTGGGGCTGGAGTTCCTGGACAGGGAGAACATCAAACTGGTCTCCATCGGTGA